A single window of Archangium gephyra DNA harbors:
- a CDS encoding RebB family R body protein, translated as MAQETDVNNQATDAVTQVNVQVLDSAPSLATGQTFSSMAHATGLAFQNAVAAQQQVTLSSGVSAARGTSLILNLDVAEDSTQTAKVNMSDTPDLETALATLRVAMGLAKTPRG; from the coding sequence ATGGCTCAAGAAACCGACGTGAACAACCAGGCCACCGATGCCGTCACCCAGGTCAATGTCCAGGTGCTGGACAGCGCGCCGTCCCTGGCGACGGGCCAGACCTTCAGCAGCATGGCCCATGCGACGGGGCTGGCCTTTCAGAACGCGGTGGCTGCCCAGCAGCAGGTGACACTGAGCAGCGGGGTGTCCGCGGCGCGGGGAACCTCCCTCATCCTGAACCTCGATGTGGCGGAGGACTCCACGCAGACGGCCAAGGTGAACATGAGTGATACACCGGACTTGGAGACCGCGCTCGCCACCCTCCGGGTGGCCATGGGTCTGGCGAAGACGCCGCGGGGGTAG
- a CDS encoding RebB family R body protein, whose amino-acid sequence MATPTAVNGQITDAVTQANVKVLGDSPAMALSHIYQTLAHSTGLSFQNAVAAQQQMNMAAQAATVQGVSLLYTLDTAADSVATSKVNMSDLPTALISLLTAAKAGT is encoded by the coding sequence ATGGCAACTCCAACCGCAGTGAACGGGCAGATCACCGACGCGGTCACCCAGGCGAATGTCAAGGTGCTGGGGGATTCCCCCGCGATGGCGCTCAGCCACATCTACCAGACGCTGGCCCACTCCACGGGGCTGTCTTTCCAGAACGCGGTGGCCGCCCAGCAGCAGATGAACATGGCCGCCCAGGCGGCCACGGTGCAGGGCGTGAGCCTGCTCTACACGCTGGACACCGCGGCCGACAGCGTGGCCACCTCCAAGGTGAACATGAGCGACCTGCCCACGGCGCTCATCTCGCTGCTGACCGCCGCCAAGGCGGGCACCTAG
- a CDS encoding DUF4157 domain-containing protein, with translation MLPSMNARRCLELRLPERHVPSARGGRPLPPGLRAAAEKLFGEDFSAVRVHTSARVRQLNALAFTSGSHIYIAPGLYDPETPRGVRLLGHELAHVVQQRTGRVHHPFGHGVAVVKDPALEAESDRMGAALAQWVFQRQCSASTSED, from the coding sequence ATGCTTCCCTCCATGAACGCGAGGCGCTGCCTGGAGTTGAGGCTTCCCGAGCGGCATGTCCCCAGCGCGCGAGGTGGACGGCCGCTGCCCCCCGGGCTCCGCGCGGCGGCGGAGAAGCTCTTCGGAGAGGACTTCTCCGCGGTCCGGGTCCATACGAGCGCTCGGGTGCGGCAGCTCAACGCCCTCGCCTTCACCAGCGGCTCGCACATCTACATCGCGCCGGGGCTATACGACCCGGAGACGCCGCGCGGAGTGCGCCTGCTGGGACACGAGCTCGCGCATGTCGTGCAGCAGCGGACGGGACGGGTACACCACCCCTTTGGCCATGGGGTCGCGGTGGTGAAGGACCCCGCGCTGGAGGCGGAGTCGGACCGGATGGGAGCGGCGCTCGCCCAGTGGGTCTTCCAACGCCAGTGCTCCGCCTCGACTTCAGAGGACTGA
- a CDS encoding GNAT family N-acetyltransferase: protein MTALQSLGSPPGGSPGGSVSSTGRGVAPMAVDLLCEAPERGLLGRVRVSPSGPDAIHLSNLLVREPFRGRDLGGYLLAESLRLGARWGRPRAWLEADDQGSGRLLRWYRKLGFHPMGEGPHGRPRLEAHASRVMPRLRALLGTRATSPLRFTFRTVPVPTPVRPTP from the coding sequence ATGACGGCCCTGCAGTCCCTGGGCTCCCCGCCTGGAGGCAGCCCCGGCGGGAGCGTCTCCTCCACCGGGAGGGGCGTGGCCCCGATGGCGGTGGACCTGCTGTGTGAGGCTCCCGAGCGCGGTCTGCTGGGCAGGGTGCGCGTGAGCCCGAGTGGTCCGGATGCCATCCACCTCAGCAACCTCCTGGTGCGCGAGCCATTTCGGGGCCGTGACCTCGGCGGGTACCTGCTCGCCGAGTCGCTGCGGCTCGGGGCCCGGTGGGGTCGTCCCCGGGCCTGGCTCGAGGCGGATGACCAGGGCTCGGGCCGGCTCCTGCGCTGGTACCGGAAGCTCGGCTTCCACCCCATGGGCGAAGGGCCCCACGGACGGCCCCGTCTCGAGGCGCATGCCAGCCGCGTGATGCCACGGCTCCGGGCGCTGCTCGGCACCCGGGCCACGAGCCCCTTGCGATTCACCTTCCGTACCGTGCCCGTCCCCACCCCGGTACGGCCTACCCCCTGA
- a CDS encoding C1q-like domain-containing protein has protein sequence MQRPGRMTIWGWLTCLLVAVLLGEEARAEGAEPESNVVKDYLRADPALGSGFQATGLCPADRMVAFSVSGSNHISQGGATLLGYQSTVTNLGGGWVSGGGTFSAPCTGLYVFTVSFVRGATDGGTHDDVFVSIHQNGVSRGSAWAGQTVDNERSTGTHTVALFLQEGDYIQTYTTSQSGFKRRLDVYSLTGHMVKSAY, from the coding sequence ATGCAGCGACCTGGCAGGATGACGATATGGGGCTGGCTCACCTGTCTCTTGGTGGCGGTTTTGCTCGGAGAAGAGGCCAGGGCAGAAGGGGCGGAGCCGGAATCCAATGTGGTCAAGGACTACCTGCGCGCGGATCCTGCGCTCGGCTCGGGGTTCCAAGCGACCGGGCTTTGTCCCGCGGATCGCATGGTTGCCTTCAGTGTGAGCGGGAGTAACCATATCTCGCAAGGAGGGGCCACACTCCTGGGGTATCAGAGCACTGTCACCAATCTGGGTGGGGGGTGGGTGAGCGGAGGAGGAACGTTCAGTGCACCCTGTACGGGCCTGTATGTCTTTACTGTCTCTTTCGTAAGAGGCGCCACCGACGGTGGCACGCACGACGACGTGTTCGTATCGATCCATCAAAACGGTGTCAGCAGGGGCTCTGCTTGGGCCGGGCAGACTGTTGACAACGAGCGGAGTACCGGCACCCATACCGTTGCGCTCTTCTTGCAAGAAGGCGACTACATTCAGACGTACACCACGAGCCAGAGTGGCTTCAAACGTCGCCTGGATGTGTACAGCCTCACAGGTCACATGGTGAAGTCGGCATATTGA
- a CDS encoding transposase, translating into MGWPLRMFQEEGFYFVTSRCFQGRLLLRPSAEVNEVVGGVLAKVVQRSAGSVRLHAFTFASNHFHLLVWARGAALAAFMQYLRANLSKKVGRLVDWKGGFWERRYSAEPVLDDAALVGRLRYVLAHGVKEGLVQRSAEWPGLTCLAQLLGPARRVFQWFNWTKRWSKRGGEDWAVGAGRFAEEIAEPVELEVAPLPCWEGLGEEERQLAVRGLVEGVEAEARAQDKPVVGVRAVRAQHPHTRPERLKRSPRPLGHASTRQALKRLREQYRSFVAAFREAAAQWRRGNFSASFPLFSFPPRVVPGRVARVL; encoded by the coding sequence ATGGGCTGGCCGCTGAGGATGTTCCAGGAGGAAGGCTTCTATTTCGTCACGTCCAGGTGCTTTCAGGGCCGGCTGCTGCTGCGTCCCAGCGCGGAGGTGAACGAGGTGGTGGGAGGCGTGCTGGCAAAAGTCGTCCAGCGCAGTGCCGGCAGTGTGAGACTGCACGCCTTCACCTTCGCCTCCAATCACTTTCACCTGCTGGTGTGGGCGCGTGGGGCCGCGCTCGCCGCCTTCATGCAGTACCTGCGAGCCAACCTGTCCAAGAAGGTGGGGAGGCTGGTGGACTGGAAGGGAGGTTTCTGGGAGCGGCGCTACTCAGCGGAGCCGGTGCTGGACGACGCGGCGCTGGTGGGGCGACTGCGTTACGTGCTGGCCCATGGAGTGAAGGAGGGCCTGGTGCAGAGGAGTGCCGAGTGGCCGGGACTCACATGTCTTGCGCAGCTGTTGGGGCCGGCGAGGCGAGTGTTCCAGTGGTTCAACTGGACGAAGCGCTGGAGCAAGAGGGGGGGCGAGGACTGGGCCGTGGGGGCGGGGCGCTTCGCCGAGGAAATCGCCGAGCCGGTGGAGTTGGAGGTGGCGCCCCTGCCGTGCTGGGAAGGGTTGGGGGAGGAGGAGAGGCAGCTCGCGGTGAGGGGGTTGGTGGAGGGAGTGGAAGCCGAGGCTCGCGCACAAGACAAGCCTGTAGTGGGAGTGCGGGCCGTGAGGGCCCAGCACCCGCATACCCGGCCCGAGCGCCTCAAGCGGAGTCCTCGGCCGCTGGGGCATGCCTCCACACGCCAGGCATTGAAGCGACTGCGCGAGCAGTACCGGAGCTTCGTCGCGGCCTTCCGAGAGGCGGCGGCTCAGTGGAGGCGGGGAAACTTTTCGGCGAGCTTTCCGCTCTTCTCCTTCCCGCCGCGTGTCGTACCAGGTCGCGTCGCTCGAGTTCTTTGA
- a CDS encoding SDR family NAD(P)-dependent oxidoreductase: MANFSGKPRSDLSIAPARELTLSGRKAVVVGGTDGLGREFARYLAARGASVTVVGRTFRDEGTPGIDFLKADLSLMAEGRRIGRTLPAEALDFVFLTTGIIAAPKREVTAEGLERDMAVSFLSRLAILRELAPRMAAAPLAGRTRPRLYVMGFPGTNEKGDLEDLNAERSYEPMRVHMSTVAGNEALVLEFARRYPTLDFHGLNPGLIQTKIRSNYLGEGSLKHRVVEWLIGLTMMSAEQYAQRMVPVLLSPSLEGRSPVMFNQKGRAIEASPALGDGYAGRFITASEQLVDRALSNT; this comes from the coding sequence ATGGCCAACTTCTCTGGAAAGCCCAGGTCGGATCTCTCCATCGCTCCCGCGAGGGAGCTCACCCTGTCGGGCCGAAAGGCCGTGGTCGTCGGCGGCACCGATGGCCTCGGGCGCGAGTTCGCACGCTACCTGGCCGCGCGCGGCGCGTCCGTCACCGTCGTCGGGCGGACCTTCCGTGACGAGGGTACGCCGGGCATCGACTTCCTCAAGGCGGACCTGAGCCTCATGGCCGAGGGTCGCCGCATCGGACGCACGCTCCCGGCCGAGGCGCTCGACTTCGTCTTCCTCACCACCGGCATCATCGCGGCCCCCAAGCGCGAGGTGACTGCCGAGGGCCTGGAGCGTGACATGGCGGTGAGCTTCCTGAGCCGCCTCGCCATCCTGCGCGAGCTGGCGCCGCGAATGGCGGCCGCTCCTCTCGCGGGGCGCACCCGGCCTCGCCTCTATGTCATGGGCTTCCCGGGCACCAATGAGAAGGGGGACCTCGAGGACCTGAACGCGGAGCGCTCCTACGAGCCCATGCGCGTGCACATGAGCACCGTCGCCGGCAACGAGGCCCTCGTGCTCGAGTTCGCCCGGCGCTACCCCACCCTGGACTTCCACGGGCTCAACCCGGGGCTCATCCAGACGAAGATCCGCAGCAACTATCTCGGCGAGGGCTCCCTCAAGCACCGCGTCGTGGAGTGGCTCATCGGGCTGACCATGATGAGCGCCGAGCAGTACGCCCAGCGCATGGTGCCCGTGCTCCTGTCCCCCAGCCTCGAAGGGCGCTCGCCCGTCATGTTCAACCAGAAGGGGCGCGCCATCGAGGCCAGCCCGGCCCTCGGCGATGGGTACGCGGGCCGCTTCATCACCGCGTCGGAGCAGCTCGTCGACCGGGCCCTCTCCAACACCTGA
- a CDS encoding OsmC family protein, which translates to MENMGSCSTLGIDTFEKTKEHVSAHPEAGLGFFETVTEWRDGAQAVTRARSFTLETDEPAVLGGRDQHIDPMELLLAALGTCLTIGWVTQARLRGLDYRHLRIKVIAPFDLRGYLNLDPTVRPGFSELQYTVEVDTEADATTLEEIRQAAEKRSPMFDNILNPTAISGRVRKTHESLDA; encoded by the coding sequence ATGGAGAACATGGGAAGCTGCAGCACACTCGGTATCGACACCTTCGAGAAGACGAAGGAGCACGTGTCCGCCCATCCGGAGGCAGGCCTGGGTTTCTTCGAGACGGTGACGGAGTGGCGCGATGGTGCCCAGGCAGTGACGCGGGCGCGCTCCTTCACCCTGGAGACGGACGAGCCCGCCGTGCTCGGCGGCAGGGATCAGCACATCGACCCGATGGAACTGCTGCTGGCCGCGCTCGGCACCTGCCTGACGATTGGCTGGGTGACGCAGGCCCGGCTGCGTGGGCTCGACTACCGCCACCTGCGCATCAAGGTGATCGCGCCCTTCGACCTGCGCGGCTACCTCAACCTGGACCCGACGGTGCGCCCCGGCTTCTCCGAGCTCCAATACACCGTCGAGGTGGACACCGAGGCGGACGCCACCACGCTGGAGGAAATTCGACAAGCGGCGGAGAAGCGCAGCCCGATGTTCGACAACATCCTCAACCCCACCGCCATCTCAGGCCGGGTGAGGAAGACCCACGAATCGCTGGACGCCTGA
- a CDS encoding LysM peptidoglycan-binding domain-containing protein, whose protein sequence is MSTYSVRSGDTLSAIASRYGTTVNNLARANGISNPNLIHAGQKLTIPGASGASAPQAGGSSYTVKSGDTLSGIAQRFGTTVGALAQTNGISNPNRINVGQKLTLPGGSGPSAPAPTPSQQGQSYTVKSGDTLSGIAQRFGTTVGALAQANGISNPNRINVGQRLTIPGDRFEPAPTPGGPGPVTGPGPVPGNGQGGVSLQQLRAIMPNLSQAKAEAYLPHLNRAMAEAGINTPQRKAAFLAQLAHESGEFRYMEEIASGAAYEGRADLGNTQPGDGVRFKGRGPIQLTGRSNYRAAGRALGIDLENNPTRAADPDVGFRTAAWFWNSRNLNTYADAGNFREVTRRINGGYNGLASREAYYNRALSVLR, encoded by the coding sequence ATGAGCACCTACTCCGTCCGCAGTGGCGACACCCTGTCGGCCATCGCCAGCCGTTACGGCACCACGGTGAACAACCTCGCCAGGGCCAACGGCATCAGCAATCCGAACCTCATCCACGCGGGGCAGAAGCTCACCATCCCGGGCGCCTCCGGAGCCAGCGCCCCCCAGGCGGGCGGTTCCAGCTACACGGTGAAGTCGGGTGACACGCTCAGTGGCATCGCCCAGCGCTTCGGCACCACCGTGGGCGCCCTGGCCCAGACCAACGGCATCTCCAACCCCAACCGCATCAACGTGGGCCAGAAGCTCACCCTCCCCGGCGGCTCCGGCCCGAGCGCCCCCGCTCCCACTCCGTCCCAGCAGGGGCAGAGCTACACGGTGAAGTCGGGTGACACGCTCAGCGGCATCGCCCAGCGCTTCGGCACCACCGTGGGCGCCCTGGCCCAGGCCAACGGCATCTCCAATCCCAACCGCATCAACGTGGGCCAGAGGCTCACCATCCCCGGTGACCGCTTCGAGCCCGCGCCCACCCCGGGCGGCCCCGGTCCCGTCACCGGCCCGGGCCCCGTGCCCGGCAATGGCCAGGGCGGCGTGTCCCTGCAGCAGCTGCGCGCCATCATGCCCAACCTGTCGCAGGCCAAGGCCGAGGCGTACCTGCCCCACCTCAACCGCGCCATGGCCGAGGCCGGCATCAACACCCCCCAGCGCAAGGCCGCCTTCCTCGCGCAGCTCGCCCACGAGAGTGGCGAGTTCCGCTACATGGAGGAGATCGCCTCCGGCGCCGCCTACGAGGGCCGCGCGGACCTGGGCAACACGCAGCCCGGTGACGGCGTGCGCTTCAAGGGCCGTGGCCCCATCCAGCTCACCGGCCGCTCCAACTACCGCGCCGCCGGCCGGGCCCTGGGCATCGACCTGGAGAACAACCCCACGCGCGCCGCCGATCCGGACGTGGGCTTCCGCACCGCCGCCTGGTTCTGGAACAGCCGCAACCTCAACACCTACGCCGACGCGGGCAACTTCCGCGAGGTCACCCGCCGCATCAACGGTGGCTACAACGGGCTCGCCAGCCGCGAGGCCTATTACAACCGCGCCTTGAGCGTGCTCCGCTAA
- a CDS encoding GH12 family glycosyl hydrolase domain-containing protein, with amino-acid sequence MSRQLIGFALTLVLVACSGAETSPQPAENSDEISSSSVSIVSSSVSKNPLLAGEVQTASVTLTSTATMQDMIVDIRIYDSANTQRARKEFFPVTLPACSQVVLTYDFPSPADLPPGQYNVQVGVWDTSWKTWLYETRDTFTVQAPTTTTPQVSIVSSSVSKNPLVAGEVQTASVTLKSTATMQDMIVDIRIYDSANTRYALKTFSPVTLPAGAQVVLAYDFPSPADLPPGQYNVQVGVWDTSWKTWLYETRNLFSVTRTPFNMNCQNEAWLSAGSYAVQNNQWGRGPITDYSQCVAMGGVAADGSVSARWTWRWPAEPGEVKGYPAIVFGQKPGYPVTPNTNLPRQVNAISQLTSSWSTRSTYTGRGQLTFDLWLTRDATRYPNFPQTPITHEIMVAVEPYGNYGLDRNPAWFVEEITINGVRYRTYKADNFPPGGSQQWRFLVFQMLTPMTQGTLEFKPLFDYLKSRGFISGAEYLSSIEFGTEPVEGTGEVTVDSFKATVR; translated from the coding sequence ATGTCCAGGCAACTCATCGGCTTCGCACTGACGCTCGTCCTCGTCGCCTGTAGCGGAGCCGAGACTTCACCGCAGCCCGCGGAAAACTCGGACGAAATCTCGTCCTCGTCGGTGTCCATCGTGAGCTCGTCCGTTTCGAAGAACCCGCTCCTCGCCGGAGAGGTCCAGACGGCCTCGGTCACCCTGACGTCGACGGCCACGATGCAAGACATGATCGTCGACATTCGCATCTACGACTCGGCCAACACGCAACGCGCGAGAAAAGAATTCTTTCCCGTCACCCTCCCGGCCTGCTCGCAGGTGGTCTTGACCTACGACTTCCCATCTCCCGCGGACCTGCCTCCGGGTCAATACAACGTCCAGGTGGGCGTCTGGGACACCTCCTGGAAGACCTGGCTCTACGAGACGCGCGATACGTTCACGGTCCAGGCGCCCACGACGACCACCCCCCAGGTCTCCATCGTGAGCTCGTCCGTTTCGAAGAACCCCCTCGTCGCCGGAGAGGTCCAGACGGCCTCGGTCACCCTGAAGTCGACGGCCACGATGCAGGACATGATCGTCGACATTCGCATCTACGACTCGGCCAACACCCGGTATGCGCTCAAGACCTTCTCTCCCGTCACCCTCCCGGCTGGAGCACAGGTGGTCCTGGCCTACGACTTCCCATCTCCCGCGGACCTGCCTCCGGGTCAATACAACGTCCAGGTGGGCGTCTGGGACACCTCCTGGAAGACCTGGCTCTACGAGACGCGCAACCTGTTCTCGGTGACTCGCACGCCATTCAACATGAACTGCCAGAATGAAGCATGGCTGAGCGCCGGCTCCTACGCGGTGCAAAACAACCAGTGGGGCCGAGGACCCATCACCGACTACTCCCAATGTGTCGCCATGGGTGGAGTCGCCGCCGATGGCTCCGTGTCCGCCCGTTGGACCTGGAGGTGGCCGGCGGAACCGGGCGAGGTCAAAGGCTATCCAGCGATCGTGTTTGGCCAGAAGCCTGGCTACCCCGTGACACCGAACACCAACCTGCCCAGGCAAGTCAATGCCATCAGCCAGCTGACGAGCTCGTGGTCGACGCGAAGCACCTACACGGGAAGGGGTCAATTGACTTTCGATCTCTGGCTGACGCGTGATGCGACCCGCTACCCCAACTTTCCCCAGACTCCCATCACGCATGAGATCATGGTCGCCGTCGAGCCTTATGGAAACTACGGGCTCGACCGGAACCCCGCCTGGTTCGTCGAGGAGATCACGATCAACGGCGTCCGTTACAGGACCTACAAAGCGGACAACTTCCCGCCTGGTGGGTCGCAGCAATGGAGATTCCTGGTGTTCCAGATGCTGACGCCCATGACGCAAGGCACCCTGGAGTTCAAACCGCTCTTTGACTATCTGAAGTCTCGCGGCTTCATCTCCGGTGCCGAATACCTGTCGTCGATTGAGTTCGGGACCGAGCCCGTGGAAGGCACCGGCGAGGTCACTGTGGACTCCTTCAAGGCCACCGTGCGCTGA
- a CDS encoding glutathione S-transferase family protein: MLRVLGKPTSINVRKVLWTCAVLDLPVTPEPWGSGHQSCGEPEFMALNPNAMVPVLVEDGVALWESNTICRYLAARHQRSDLLPASPMARAQVEKWMDWQIAELNNAWRYAFMGLVRESPLHLDRAAIDTSAAAWNRHMAILERQLAITGAYVAGQDFTLADIVLGLSTNRWLSTPMARPTLPAVAAWYQRLGQHAGFAEHCDNGVP; the protein is encoded by the coding sequence ATGCTGCGCGTACTCGGCAAGCCCACCTCGATCAACGTCCGCAAGGTGCTGTGGACCTGCGCCGTGCTCGACCTCCCGGTGACCCCGGAGCCGTGGGGCAGCGGCCATCAGAGCTGCGGCGAACCCGAATTCATGGCCTTGAATCCCAACGCCATGGTGCCGGTCCTGGTGGAGGACGGCGTCGCGCTGTGGGAGTCGAATACGATCTGCCGCTACCTGGCCGCGCGCCACCAGCGCAGCGACCTGCTGCCGGCCAGTCCGATGGCGCGCGCGCAGGTGGAGAAATGGATGGACTGGCAGATCGCGGAACTGAACAACGCCTGGCGCTACGCCTTCATGGGACTGGTGCGGGAAAGCCCGCTGCACCTTGACCGAGCCGCCATCGACACCAGCGCCGCGGCCTGGAACCGCCACATGGCCATTCTCGAGCGCCAGCTGGCCATCACCGGGGCCTACGTCGCCGGCCAGGACTTCACCCTGGCCGACATCGTGCTCGGGCTGTCGACCAACCGCTGGCTGTCCACGCCGATGGCCCGCCCCACGCTGCCCGCCGTGGCCGCGTGGTACCAACGCCTGGGCCAGCACGCCGGTTTCGCCGAGCATTGCGACAACGGCGTGCCGTGA